The Deltaproteobacteria bacterium DNA segment TGCTCAAGCCGGAAAGATATCCGGATAAAGAGACAAAGCCTCCAAAGGAAGAAAAACCATTCCTCATAATCACAGCATCAAAACCAAATTCCATGTGGTCACTTGATTTGACTACCTTGCATTTATTTGGGATATTTCCCGTTTATATCCTTGGGGTTATTGATCACTATTCAAGAAAAGTCTTTTCTCTTTCTACAACTTTTCACCCTGCTTCAAATTGGGTAATTGATGAATGTAAAGCTCTTTTTGAAAAGCACGGCACACCCAATCGAATCATTACCGACAACGGTTCACAATTTACATCCAACGCTTTCAAAGCCTGCCTTCAAGGGCAAGGGATAAAACACATCAGAACTTCTGTGCGTCATCCTCAAACCAACGGAAAGATTGAGCGCTTCTTTCAATCCCTGAAATATGAATTTATGTGCTTTTTCTTTTTAAGGAATAAAAGGCAGGTTGATAAACTTCTTGCAGACTACCTGCTTTACTACAATCAGTACCGTTTGCATCAGGCCATTAACGGGCAAACACCGGATAACCTCTATTACAACAAACCGATACAAAAGCCCCCCAAACATGCCAAGCGAATTCGTGCGCCCATTGAAGAACTCCACTTTGGCAACAGCCACTTAAAAGCGTATCAATATAAAGAAGCAGCCTGATATTTTTAAAAGGACAATAAAACCTTGTGGGACAGGTGCGCCTTGAAAACACCCAAAACAGGACTTTTTATCCCCCCACTTCCATTTAATTCACTTCCCCCGCTTTTCCATCACCCAATAAAATACTTTCCTCTACTTTTTGAATCAACTCAAATCACTATTCTCATCTTTTTTAACTGTCTATGAGG contains these protein-coding regions:
- a CDS encoding DDE-type integrase/transposase/recombinase — translated: MKGNNSAWGYLRIAIHMWSLHIFISPSTVRRILLKPERYPDKETKPPKEEKPFLIITASKPNSMWSLDLTTLHLFGIFPVYILGVIDHYSRKVFSLSTTFHPASNWVIDECKALFEKHGTPNRIITDNGSQFTSNAFKACLQGQGIKHIRTSVRHPQTNGKIERFFQSLKYEFMCFFFLRNKRQVDKLLADYLLYYNQYRLHQAINGQTPDNLYYNKPIQKPPKHAKRIRAPIEELHFGNSHLKAYQYKEAA